ACATATATTGCCATGATTATTTCCTAAATCCCGCCTAAGTTAATGATGAATTATCTATatgttatatgtatgtatgactATGCATGGAAGATTTCGAAGTAAAGCCTAAGGTTAAGTTAAAATTAAGCTTACAATATGTCATGTTATTACTGAGTTTTCAACttacttgtttatttttatgttttaatgttCCAAATATTGAAGGCGTGGATACAGAACAGGAGTGTAAAGAGTAGACTATTCTCCCAAAGACTTTGACCTTGAATAAGTGTTATTGCCACATGAGTTTAGTTATGCTTAATGTTTAGACATTTGAATACGTGTTCATGTCACACAGGACTGGTTTATGTTACCTTATTAGGATTTTGCTTTTATATTATGAAAGCTGTTATGTAAGTTTTATGATTCAATAAATGaggtgtttttttttatgatgtcaAATCTTTTTACGAGTTATAATGCTACGAATGTAGGTAACATTCCAGACCTACGGAAAGGAGTGTTCCAGATAGCCCATCAGATTTTCTACTCGGTGGGAATCTTTGGGAGCTTCAAACCTACCTCTAAAGCAATTTCTATTTTCGTAAGATAAAGGAGCTTGCAAAAAATTACAGCTAACTTTCCAGTTCCTCCAAATGAACTGAAAGCTTTGTTCTTTCTTCTTAAGAACATGGTCAAAGGAACCTTGGTAAAAATCGTATATATGATAATTCAATTACACACCATAATCAGGGGCAATTTGCTTGCATATGTGTGTTAGACCAccacaaaaatacaaacaaaaagatTTTGAAGAGTTAAATTTCAGCAATTATATGTCTTCTTCATAAGTACCATCTTATCTTATTGAGACATTAAACATCTTTCAGATTATCATTTGCAAAATCTGCAGCCTGTGGGGGCAAGCAAACTAGGAATGACATATCATAAATTTTTACAAGAGCATTCAgtgttcattattttattttgaaatgctCTGTTTTATTCCCCAAATGACGGTAACCTCTCTCTTAAGAACAGAGAActgaatttatattaaaaacagctaggaaaattgagaaaagaaaagaaaaaatctaaagaTTTAAAGGTTGATACTCCATGAGTTGAAGCAAACCACAGCATTATTACGAAGCATACACCCAGGTTAGTAGTGATTGTCTACAACTTTGCTTTGAGAAATAATCTTGATCTCAGCTCCTCTGCTACAGCATCAATGAACTGTTCTGTATTCAAATACCGAGACCTGGTGACCCTATACAAACCAtgaaagtttttatttaaaaaagttaagcaCAACAGCAgaaattttaagagaaatatcCTTTAGACAGAAATTACTTGGGCCCATGAATAAGAAGTGCAAGATCCTTAGTCATCTTCCCAGATTCGACAGTTCCAATACAGGCTGCTTCCAGCTTCTCAGTAAAATCCGAAAGTCTGGTATTGCCATCCAACTTTGCCCTGATGACATTGATTTGCtccattttcatataaaatatttcaatattaaaaaaacattcaaaAAGACATTACtaaaacttttaactttcaagaACAAAAGTGGTACTAGAGATCATCTAGATACAATAAGAAAGGGGAAAATACACACAACCCCCTAAAACTACCATACATCTTGCATTTATCACACCCTCAAAACTATCAATTTTGGCAACCACCCCACCTCAAACTACCAAAAAATTATCCCCAAAAAGGGGAAaaactaaaaggaaagaaaattaaataaaaaaatagaagtgaCCCATAGCGGTCGTTTAAATTCTTTCTACGAAGGGTTTTTGCGTCACCAGTTTTATGGGCAGGATTATTGCAATTTTTAGGTCATTTGGGGGAGGGGGCAATGGCTGAAATGGATAGTATGGGGGTAATTGCAAATCAAGAGGTAGTTTgagggttatatgtattttctCAAGTAAGAAATCATTTTGATACAATGATACAATACCTGTGTGCAAGACCCCGTGTCCAAGCAAAGATTGATGCTATGCTGTTTGTGCTGGTTTCACCTCCTCTCTGATGAACCCGGAAATGGCGGGTTACAGTCCCATGGGCTGCTTCAGCTTCAATGGTCTTTCCATCTGGGCACACCTGAAACACCAGTCCAACCTTTTGTGACCCAGAAGAAGGATATCTTACATGAAATAACAAATATGCGAAGATATTATAGGCCAGAAAGTCAGCCTTGAGCAGTTGGAAAATGGACCTAAAAGGAAAGCAGGAAAATAATGAGAACAAGATTTACCAGTACTGAGGTCATCAGCCCAAGAGATCCAAATCCTGTACCAACGATAAAGAGCTCTTTGTCATAAACCAAACACAGATGATTAAATGCCTAGTCTTTCCACAAAAAGCAATGTGGcattaaatgattgaaaaactATTTGTTATGTTTCAAACGTCAACCAATCATTCGATTCCACATCAAAAGATATTGAGATGATAGTGGTTAATAGGATGATGAACAGGATTTTTCTTCCAAAAAGGCACCAAAATTTACAAAGATCAACATGTGATTTGCAGGTATTATCAGATATAGATACAAACCTTGGGCTAAGAAATCACTCTGCACATCCCCATCATAATTTTTGCATGCCCAGACATAGCCTCCTTCACTTTTAAGAGCATATGCTACCATATCATCTATTAGACGGTGTTCATACCTATCAATTCAGCCATATAAGTTGATGCAAAACTACTTAAACTGGATAAACTAACTAGTATGATGGATTGGATATCTCACCATATCCCTGCAGCCTCAAACTTAGACTTCCATTGGGTTTCATAAATTTCCTGAAATATGTCCTTGAATCTTCATGAAAAACATGTGGTAAGCAAATCACAAGACATTACCAGAAAGGCAGACACTAAATTTCAAAacggaaaaggaagaaaaaaagcaTATTGTTGAAAAAATCAAACAGCCTCTTCAAGTATTAGGTGACAGCATACCTTCCATCATATTTCTTAAGAATGGTATTTTTGCTGCTAAGATAAAGTGGCCACCTCTTTAGGTATGCAGTGTTCATTGAAGCCTCAGCAAAAGCACGAATGGACTATTCTCACAGTCCAAAAATGACAACAATAAGTCAACTAAAAACTCCAATATCTTCTAGCAAGTAAACTTCAAGCCAGGCACGAAGCAAAAATGGAAATGAGGATAAAAGAAAAGCATTAACAAATCTGGACCTCATCGGTGTTGTACATGGATAGAGCTACACCTCCAGCACCAGTAAAGTTAAAAACTTCAAACTCTTTCT
This is a stretch of genomic DNA from Carya illinoinensis cultivar Pawnee chromosome 15, C.illinoinensisPawnee_v1, whole genome shotgun sequence. It encodes these proteins:
- the LOC122296347 gene encoding isocitrate dehydrogenase [NADP]-like — translated: MAFEKIKVANPIVEMDGDEMTRVFWKSIKDKLIFPFVELDIKYFDLGLANRDATNDRVTVESAQATLMYNVAIKCATITPDEDRVKEFNLKQMWKSPNGTIRNILNGTVFREPIMCKNIPRLVPGWTKPICIGRHAFGDQYRATDTVIQGSGKLKLVFVPDGHDEKKEFEVFNFTGAGGVALSMYNTDESIRAFAEASMNTAYLKRWPLYLSSKNTILKKYDGRFKDIFQEIYETQWKSKFEAAGIWYEHRLIDDMVAYALKSEGGYVWACKNYDGDVQSDFLAQGFGSLGLMTSVLVCPDGKTIEAEAAHGTVTRHFRVHQRGGETSTNSIASIFAWTRGLAHRAKLDGNTRLSDFTEKLEAACIGTVESGKMTKDLALLIHGPKVTRSRYLNTEQFIDAVAEELRSRLFLKAKL